One Reichenbachiella ulvae genomic region harbors:
- a CDS encoding FeoB small GTPase domain-containing protein translates to SDKNAHDFPDKIVVIADASNLERNLLLFSEIQDLGLPTILVLSMLDVANRSGLNIDLRALEEEFNTTVLTVNGRTGEGIPELKKTLFEDLSGSTELFTTSTSSPRDAYQ, encoded by the coding sequence AGTGATAAAAATGCCCATGACTTTCCTGACAAAATTGTGGTCATTGCCGATGCCTCCAACCTCGAAAGAAATCTATTGCTATTCTCGGAGATACAAGATTTGGGCTTACCTACCATCCTCGTGCTATCCATGCTCGACGTGGCTAATCGCAGTGGACTAAACATTGATCTACGTGCCTTAGAAGAAGAATTCAACACTACGGTGCTCACGGTCAATGGCCGAACTGGAGAAGGTATTCCAGAGCTCAAAAAGACCCTCTTTGAAGATCTGTCTGGTTCCACGGAGCTCTTTACGACATCAACGAGCTCTCCCCGAGATGCATACCAGTAA
- a CDS encoding nucleoside recognition domain-containing protein: protein MLSKPTARAFYLTDEKKFIADKKVQYNFCDRQFQTTKTVERYKIIRDKLTRIVTKTNIESTATRNHKIDKILTHKIYGYLIFFVILFALFESIFAWAEPFMDYIDFGFAKLSSWAKTYLPAGVLTDLIAEGIILARGVVIFIPRIALLFAFIAILEESGYMARVVFLMDKIMRKFGLNGKSVVPLISGVACAIPAIMAARNIESWKDRIITIFVTPFMSCSARLPVYAILIALVIPNDYVLWDLECTRASTHGFVLDWFSRRYFFRAIIEKNTKDERAKLFHHGTPHLQMAQVEKCMDHHIL from the coding sequence ATGCTCAGCAAACCTACAGCAAGAGCTTTCTATCTAACAGACGAGAAAAAATTTATCGCCGACAAAAAGGTACAATACAACTTCTGCGATCGCCAGTTTCAAACTACCAAAACCGTAGAGCGATACAAAATCATTCGTGACAAACTCACTCGAATAGTTACCAAAACGAATATAGAATCTACAGCCACTCGCAATCACAAGATCGACAAAATACTGACGCATAAGATCTATGGTTACCTTATATTTTTTGTGATCCTGTTTGCGCTTTTTGAGTCCATCTTTGCTTGGGCTGAACCTTTTATGGACTACATCGATTTTGGTTTTGCCAAACTAAGCAGTTGGGCCAAGACCTACTTACCCGCTGGTGTACTCACGGATCTCATTGCCGAAGGTATTATCCTGGCTAGGGGGGTCGTCATTTTCATCCCTAGGATCGCCCTACTATTTGCTTTTATAGCCATACTGGAAGAGTCCGGCTATATGGCTCGTGTGGTCTTTCTGATGGACAAAATTATGCGAAAATTTGGCCTCAACGGCAAAAGTGTGGTTCCGCTCATCTCTGGTGTGGCCTGTGCCATCCCTGCTATCATGGCTGCCCGAAATATCGAAAGCTGGAAAGATCGGATCATCACTATTTTCGTGACACCGTTTATGAGTTGTTCTGCCAGACTGCCCGTGTACGCTATTCTGATCGCCTTGGTCATTCCTAATGATTATGTGCTTTGGGATCTTGAGTGTACAAGGGCTAGCACTCATGGCTTTGTACTTGATTGGTTTTCTAGGCGCTATTTTTTCCGCGCTATTATTGAAAAAAATACTAAAGATGAAAGAGCAAAGCTATTTCATCATGGAACTCCCCATCTACAGATGGCCCAAGTGGAAAAATGTATGGATCACCATATTCTCTAA
- a CDS encoding nucleoside recognition domain-containing protein yields the protein MKKILKMKEQSYFIMELPIYRWPKWKNVWITIFSKSKTFVFEAGKIILAISIILWVLASSRTGEAFDHAEQRVVEQNPTVGIGSQEFDALLSAYKLENSYAGVLGKSIEPCIRPLGYDWKIGIALITSFAAREVFVGTIATIYSVGSDVEDESTIKDKLRAEINPYTGKPMYSIALGVSLMLFYAFAMQCMSTLAVVYRETKSWKWPLLQLIYMSAVAYIFAFIAYQLLK from the coding sequence TTGAAAAAAATACTAAAGATGAAAGAGCAAAGCTATTTCATCATGGAACTCCCCATCTACAGATGGCCCAAGTGGAAAAATGTATGGATCACCATATTCTCTAAAAGCAAAACCTTTGTATTCGAAGCTGGAAAAATCATTTTAGCCATTTCTATTATTCTTTGGGTATTGGCTTCATCACGGACAGGAGAAGCTTTTGATCACGCCGAACAGCGAGTCGTAGAGCAAAATCCAACCGTTGGGATCGGCTCCCAAGAATTCGATGCTTTGCTGAGCGCATACAAACTAGAAAACTCGTATGCTGGTGTATTAGGCAAATCCATCGAACCCTGCATCCGACCTCTTGGATACGATTGGAAAATTGGCATTGCACTGATCACATCTTTTGCTGCTCGAGAAGTATTTGTAGGTACGATCGCCACCATCTATAGTGTGGGCTCAGACGTAGAAGACGAATCTACCATCAAAGACAAATTACGTGCAGAAATCAACCCCTATACTGGAAAACCGATGTACTCCATTGCACTTGGTGTATCCCTGATGCTGTTTTATGCGTTTGCCATGCAGTGCATGAGTACGCTGGCAGTAGTCTATAGAGAAACCAAGTCATGGAAATGGCCTCTTCTTCAATTGATATATATGTCGGCAGTAGCTTATATCTTCGCATTCATTGCGTATCAATTATTGAAATAG